The nucleotide sequence GTGGTGCAGCTGGTGGAACACTACCTGGcacggggggggcccccgggacCTCCCTGCTACCTGGAGGCCCAGGGGAGCCGCCCTGAGCCCCTGGCGCTTGCCCGTCCTCTGCGCTGCAAggtgccctccctgcaggagctgtgCCGACGGGCCGTGCGGGCAAGTGTCCGGGCAGGGACGGGAGGGCCTGATCTGGAGGGGCTGCCTGTGCCCCGGGCCCTACGCAACTCCCTGCGCTGCTAAGGAGCCTACGAACAGTCTGCACAGCTAGACCCAAAGGGGACCAGGGCCTGTGCTCAAGGACCCCCCCCCCGGAAGGCTTGTGGAAGGTGGCTGGGGGGTAGAGCAGCCCCCACAACTCTGCCCCTttcagcacagctgggggaggagacccCAGAGCGGGACCCCCTCTGAGCTGCCCCAAGTCCAAAACAGTTGAGGGGAAAGACAGGTTGTTCCCACGTCCTATGGAAAACACAACACCACAGCAAGAGACAGGgcgggggctggaagccaggacttgGGGGatctcccccagctctgggagcgTGGGGCCTGGGTCCCCTTTATTCCAACAGGAGTCAGACTGGgctgcaccaggtctcccggAGTGCACCTCCACAACCTCAGGTCTCCCACCAGGCTCAGCTGAGGGCCTGGTACCTCCACCCCccaggggccaggctgcaccAGGGGCTTGTACCACTGCTTTGGGATGGAATAAACCTCACTGTGCTGCAACCGGCCTCCAGTGCTGCTtgggggctgcctgggccctggaATGCCACACTGACTcctcacagcacccacagctcagATCCCACATCAACGGCAAAAGCCCCGTGTcccaggagctgagccagccagaccccaggacagagcagagcccccaccccaagcagcgCTGGCTGCGTCTCACTGTAAGCAGCTCCCACGCCCCACGCCcgcggctgctgcagctggcagtgacTCCGGCCTGACCCTGTTCCTTGCCTGGCTGTTCCCGTAAGGCTCTTGGCACCACGGCCGCTGACTCAGGGGAGCAAATTTACTGAAAATCGCCTCAGCAACTCAGAAAAAAACAGCTGCTTCCGCCCCTCCAGCTTCTGCTTCCGACCTCAgccacacggggggggggggggggcgggggggtgctagCAAGGGGCTGCACGGCAGCAAGCTGGGGCAGCAACTCACagcccacagctcctccccctccccccccacctggctctgctccagcgtTTTACCTTCATTTCccagcaggctggggaagggccctggccccacctcctcccagcaaGCCCAGCCCAGTTgcaagcctggctccctgccttgtTCTACACCCCCCAAAAGGCCCTCCGGGGCCCCCCATCCTCCCTCTCACCTCTGGAACACTAACAGCCCCCTttctgccccaggggaggagataaATCCCAGGGAGTGGCTCtagacagccaggcagccccccaccccgtcaCACAGGGTCCCAGAAACAGCCTACAGCCTCGAGCTTGGTTCATGCAGGGGTCCAGGAAGTGAGACCAGGAGGCTAAACCCCAGGGGACACGGGGAGCAGCACGGCATGTTGGgtaacactcccctcccccagcccagccagcaaccctgGAGCCAGACACACCTCCAAGTTGAGCTCACATGGTGCTTCCCCACATGGGCCAGAGAAGTctcagcccccgccccatggAACTCCGCAGCCTGTGTGGAATAGGTGCCTCCCATTAGCCAGCCACTGATCAGGCTTAAATTTATGCCTAGCCCTGGTGTCCTTCTGGAAACAGGAATCCCCTCCCTACCTCACCCCCCCAGGGCCACGCAGCACTAGGGTTTGAATCGGCAGGGTAAGCACCTACCAGAACAAGGCTCCTTtagagagcagcaggctgggggactccctgctgcagggcacacGGCCCAGGCCAGTGACACAAGCAGCACACCTGCATGCAgggtccaccccaccccaccctgagtgCAAGACTCAGGCCTGATTTTTGCCAGTCAGGCCTTGGTACaagcagccctgctgcccaggcccCATTAACAAACCAAAGCCCACAAGCGCCCAGCTCAGGCTCCACTCCAAACTGGTTTATTGAGAGATACAGCAATGCAGGCTGcccagcagggcaaccactgggGCCTTtaatcctcctcttcctcatctgccccaccagcaccgcccTGCCCCTTCTTGGCGTTCTTCCTCTTGACACGGCCGGGCCGGCCGCCGCCGTAGGGCGAGCGCAGCGAGAAGTCGATGTGCTTCTGCGAGTCCAGGCGCACGATGAAGGACGGGATATTCACCACCTGCTTCCGCACACTGGGGAAGTGGTGAGAGGTGAGGGCTGGTATGGGGACACCACTTACCCACAGTGCCCAGAGGCACAGCCCCATCCTTAGGGCTCAGGGACAGCACAGCCCCCTACTCGGATTTAACCACCTGTGGGGAAGATGTCCTGCCTCTTCACCAAACCATGGCTCCCCTCAgtctccccagagccagctgcacctCAGCTGCTTTAGACACAGGAGTCTCCCCTACCCCACACAACTGCCGAGCCAACTCCTGGCTTGGTTACCAGACGTCAGTTGAGTCAGCCAAAGGAAAGGGGTGACTCCAGATCAGCTGTGGGGTAGCAAAGATCAGAACCCGGCCCTGTATCTTACTGCCGCCATATAAACCCCCGGTATTCCCACATCATGAACACTGCATACAAATGTGGTTGCTTCATCTCAAAGAGATATTGGCATTAGCAAACATTCATAAAGTGGCAAaaattaggggcttggaacgggagCCATATAAAAAGATTAAggagacttggacttttcagcttggaataaaggagactaaggggggggaTCGGCTAGAGAGCTAGATCACGACTGGTGTACAGAAAGTGAATACGGAAAAATTAGTTTGGTTGTTCCCCATAGTAAAAGGATGATAGAGGTTTCAAAGCAAGCAAAGGAAGTTTCCCTTCACACAGCCCATGatgggcctgtggaactcctggccagaggatgaaGACCAAGATTAACAGGGTTGAAAAAAATCTAGGTAAATCCGTGGCAATTAGGTCCTTCAATGGACATGAGCCAAGATAGGCAGGAACTGTGTCCCTAccctgtcagaggctggaaatggtgCCATGGGACAGACTGctttggtgattccctgttctgccacTCCCTCTGGGGGGCCAGGCATTGGCCTCCGCTGGCAAACACgttcctgggctagatggacctttggtctgacccagtgtggctgttcttatgtctccACTGCAAAACTGGAGCAATTCCTGATTTCAGCTGCTCCCCATTCACAGGCCCCTCCTCAGCATGGGGCAAAAGAACAGGCAGTGGCTTGTTAcctgtgctgcagccccatggtACAGGGGGCTGGTAGAACGGCCTGGCCCTTCGCAAGGTGTACGGCTCTGCCGCAGTGAGCCTTGCCGACATGGGCGCCCTACCGCCCACTAGCCAGCGTGCAGGGTTGGACTGTCCAGGGGCTCTCTAGACCACAGCCTGGCCCCATTGGGGAGGGGGCTCCATGTACCCCCACAGGCTCATCCGGGAGCGCTACACAACACAGCAAGTGCAAAGTTTTAGgccggggaaggggaggagcaacAGCCAAATGCCCCACATGATTGGGACCAGCTACACTGTGTCCTCGTAGAGGTCAGGCACTGGGAACTGGGCCAGTGACCTGCCAGCTGCATCATCCCACCCTGCCCAGAGGACACTATCACATGGGCAAACtagcagctgcacagccagcaaCTGAACTCAGGAGAccaagctcccagcccccagccccacctgctgctgaAGCCACTAGACCCAGCATAAGCTGCTGAGCTGGGAACCCCAAAATGCTGCTGCCAACCgcaccccctgccacacacccacAGGCCTGTCCTACCGGATGTGCCTCTGGCGGATCAGCACCCGGGCATGGTGGATGGACTTGGCCAGGCCCAGCTTGAAGACCTGGGTCTGGAGGCGCCTCTCCAGGAAATCCTCAATCTTAAGGCCCAGGATATAATCCAGCTTCATCTTGCCTTCGTCCAGCACCCCGATACGCACCAGCCGCCGGAGCAGGGCATTGCCTGGGGAGTTGGTGAGATGGTGGTCAGAACCTCAGGGACCCTGACTCTTCACACCCTACCAACCACTCAGAAAGCTGCATGGGGCatagcccagccccacaccctcccatcccctgccacccTTGCAAGCCTTCCATGACACTCCTACCTTCAAAAAGGCGCTTGGGGTCCTTCTCGTCCAGCGTGAGCAGCTCCCGGGCCGCCTTACGGATCTTAGCCAGGGTGAACTTCACCCGCCAAACCTCACGCTTGTTCCGCAGCCCATACTCACCTGGGAGAGAAGCAAGGCTGTTACCTACAGGGACAACAGGTGGCCCTCTCTTGGATGGGGCATAAGGGCTGGGTATCCAGgaactcctcccccaccacaaagaCACAGCCTCTCCGGGGTGAGGCACAGGATATCCAGAGAACAAGCACCCAGTTTTCAGTATAGAGAAAGGTAACAAGTGATGTCCCAAAGGTCTGTATTGGAGCCAGTCCCCTACAACAGTCAAATACTGTGAAAACAAAGTCTTGCATAGTGACAAGTACCAGAAGGGTGGCTGGGTTAGTTTAGCTTcagaacaaaaagtcctgtggcaccttatagactaaggtaCTGGTTGTGTCCACACTGCCCCCCTACTTggagaggatggtaagtagggtgtcaggagattattaatgaagtgctgcgctgcagatgcagtgcttcattaagctaattttcccctgcggcaacttcaaagcaccagcttgcatgtagctgcagctacacgcaagccagcactttgaaatgtaacacttcgaagttgccacgggaaagaattagcttaacgaagagctgcatatgcagcgcagcacttcattagtctcccaacaccctacttaccatcctccctttgaagtagggtggtagcgtagacaagcccattttggagcacaagctctcATTAGCAAAGACCcattttttacccacaaaagcttatactccaaaatatctgttagcctataaaggtgccacaggacttcttgttgtttctgaaaacAGAGGTAATCAGGTAACCATTGCAGGGCACCCAaaacagagcagctgccccaaggAGGAACCTCCACTCTTGAGGTACAGGGCATCACCAAACTCACAGCTGCCCCAGAGTGGggcaccccagcagcagctgccaccccagACACAGGGTGACCATTTTCATAATATCTGCCTGCTAAAAAGtaaaacagcttaaataagggtcTTAGTAAAAACAGGACAGGTGGTCACCCTAAGTCAATGTGCAGCAGACATTAAAATGCTGGAACTCATTAAAggtaacataagaatggccatactgggtcagaccaaaggtccatccagcccagtatcccgtctgccaacagcggccaatgccaggtgccccagagaaggagaacagaagataatgatcaagtgatttatctcctgccatccatctcctgcccttgtactgaaggctagggcaccatactttacccctggctaatagccatttatggacctaacctgcaaaagtttatcaagctcttttttaaaccctaatagagtcctggccttcacagcctcctccggcaaggagttccacaggtataCATGGTATGATAAAATACCTTGGCTCTATAAATCTGTGGTAGCCCCATATCTTGAATATGGGGTTCAGACATGGTCACCCAATTtcaaaacagatatattggaatCAGCCTGGAGGAGTTGGGAACCTGTAGTCTGATGCTGTATAGCTGTTATGACAACTCCCGCAGCAAAAACACAGTTCTGAACCATATCCCACTCACTGAAGAGACAGTGGGTTGAATGTTGCCTAGACTAATGGGGTTAAATTAATCTGCAGACCAGCAAATTATTCTTAGCTGATCCAGCAGGCTGCGTATGATAGCACAGCACCCTCTAGTGCTAGCTCTGACAGCCAGGGGAGAGCAACTTCTGCTGTGCCCTCCCactccatcccctgcagcccaCTTCCCAGGGTCAGGCATCAGCCTGAGTCCCTACCACCACACTCACCAATGAGCTTCAGCTCCTGGTCAAGACGAGATTTCTCAAAGGGCCGTCGAGGGGTGACATAGGTCTTCCGACACACCCAACTCC is from Carettochelys insculpta isolate YL-2023 chromosome 22, ASM3395843v1, whole genome shotgun sequence and encodes:
- the RPS9 gene encoding small ribosomal subunit protein uS4, producing MPVARSWVCRKTYVTPRRPFEKSRLDQELKLIGEYGLRNKREVWRVKFTLAKIRKAARELLTLDEKDPKRLFEGNALLRRLVRIGVLDEGKMKLDYILGLKIEDFLERRLQTQVFKLGLAKSIHHARVLIRQRHIRVRKQVVNIPSFIVRLDSQKHIDFSLRSPYGGGRPGRVKRKNAKKGQGGAGGADEEEED